In the Deltaproteobacteria bacterium genome, TCCAGTCGGCTTCGGCCATCCATGCGCGCGACCCGTTCCCGCGTCAGCATCATAAGGAAAAACCATGATCGGTCCTCTCGTTAACGGCGCGGCGCTTATCGTCGGCAGCGCCATGGGCGCCCTGCTCGGCCCCAAACTCTCGCCCGCCCTCAAACAGCGCATGCCCATGGTCTTTGGCTGCGCGTCCATGGGGCTTGGCGTGGCCATGATCGTCAAGGTCAAATTTCTCGCGCCCGTGGTCCTGGCGCTAGTTGTCGGCGCGTTGCTCGGAGAGCTCATCCAACTGGAAACAATGATCCAAAACGCGGCCGGCAGTTCCAAGAAATGGATGGAAAAGTTCGCCAAGCCCGCCACCGGCATCAGCCAGGAAGAATTTCTCGACAAATTCGTCTCGCTTCTCGTCCTGTTCTGCGTCAGCGGGACGGGCGTCTATGGCGCCATGACCGAAGGCATGACCGGCGATCCGACCCTGCTCATCGTCAAAGCCATTCTGGATTTTTTCACGGCCCCCATTTTCGCATCGACCATGGGGATGACCGTCGCGGTCTTGATGCTCCCACAGCTTGCAGTCCAGGCGAGTCTCTACTTCGGCGCGGCGCTGATCATGCCGCTGACCACCGCGGACATGCTGGCTGATTTTTCGGCCTGCGGCGGGCTGATCATGCTGGCCACTGGTTTGCGTATCTGCGGCATCAAACAGTTCCCCATCGCCAAC is a window encoding:
- a CDS encoding DUF554 domain-containing protein, encoding MIGPLVNGAALIVGSAMGALLGPKLSPALKQRMPMVFGCASMGLGVAMIVKVKFLAPVVLALVVGALLGELIQLETMIQNAAGSSKKWMEKFAKPATGISQEEFLDKFVSLLVLFCVSGTGVYGAMTEGMTGDPTLLIVKAILDFFTAPIFASTMGMTVAVLMLPQLAVQASLYFGAALIMPLTTADMLADFSACGGLIMLATGLRICGIKQFPIANMIPALLLVMPLSWVWAAYVG